The genomic window TTTTACTCCTTCTTCAGGAGGTCCAAATCTTAATACAGCTTCCGCTCCATTTAAAAAACGGGTTTTTTCTAATGTAGATTTAATTCCCTTAAATAATAATTCTGCATTTGGCCCGTACATATATAAAGATCCATCACTATTATCTATAGCAACCTCGTGTCCATCAAATTCACCCAAATTATTTTTCTCAATAATAGTTCTGAGTTCATCACTTAATTCGTAAATTTCATCCATTCCTTTAATTCCATTGTTGAAATAAATAATAACTGCGTGTTCAATTTTCTGTTCATTTGTTTTAGAAACTGAATTCTTGTTACTTCCGAAAAGTTTATCTAAAATCCCCATTGTTTTTTATGTATATATATTTATTGATAATTTTTAGTTTGAATTCATTTTTTATCCCGCTAAGTCAGGAGGCTTTGCGGAGCTGGGTTCTGCCGCTAAAGTCAATTTAATTTCTTCTTTCATTTTGCAGCCATTAATTTTCCATATATCTTTTTTCGTTCGGATTCGGTTTTTGCATTGTCGAATAAGTCAAATGCTCCGAACCAATATAGTCTTTCATTCATTGTCATTCCACCAATTCCATCAATTGCAGAGTTTTTAAATTCAGTCCACATTCCATAAACTTTATCAAAGTCCGTTAGCTTTATAATCCAAGTATTTCCAAGAAAACGTTCGATATTTTCCCCTAATTCAATCGCATTTCTTTCGTCAGTTTTCCAGCCTTCTAAATTATCAGCTAGTTTTTGAATGGAATCTTCTTTTGAAATTTTCCGAATGTTATTTGCTAACTCGTCTAAATTCATTTTCTGCGGTCAGTTTGGGTATTATTTACAACGTGTTGCAGCTATGGCACGTGGCCGTTTGCTACTCAAGTTTATGTTGATTTATTGTACTTTCAAATTTACTACATCTTTTCATTAATGACCCTAACGCGGCCATGTGATATTAGGTGCTGTTAGCAACTGACTTTATTTAATTTCTCCTTTAATTTTCTTATTTCTGCAATCAGTTTTGGTATGTCTTGTTTCGCATTTGCTACAAAATTCAAATCTTCATTATTTCCATCCGATAAATAAAGATCATTTCCTCTTGATAAATTTTCGTAATCATCAGCATCTTTTACGCCAATCATTATAAAGTCGTCACCACAAGTATGAGTAATTCCTTCAATCATAGGTATCCAGGGTCCTTTGGTTCCAGATAGACACCTTTCCTCTATTTCCTTTAATTCTTCTTCTGTCATATTAAAATAGGACTTTATTGTTTTAAAGCTTGATCTTGATATTTTTCAACAAACTCTTTTGCATCATTCATGTTGTCAGGATATTTTGTATAATTCTGGTAACTGGTTATCTCTCCTTTTGAATTCCTATTAATAGTTTCCCAAACGTGGTAATATCGAAATCCATTTTCCACCAAATACTTAACAACTTCCCATTTCTTTTTTTCAGTTTGCTTCGGTGGTTGAAATAAATGATATAATTCAGTCATTGGATTTTCACATTGAGGACAAATCGATTTATTTTCTTTCTCCAAGTTTATTGGTCGATTAAAAGCTTTTCTGCAATCTAAACATACTTTCTTGTATCCCATGTTTTTTAAGCTTGTTGCTAACTCGTTATATGGAGAACAAACCTCCTATTTATACGTCTCTATTTCCGGATAACAGGAACTTTTGTTCTCGTTTATCATTTTTCATTTTTTGTATTCATAACCTTAAGTTTATAGAAATTAATTCAACAACTATGCTGCTCAATTAACTTTTAAAAACATCACATACTCACACAACACTGTATAAATACAGCACTCTAATATCTTACTAAAAAGTTGAATTGGTTAAAATGAAGAAACAGATTTGAGGTCTAAGTCCGTTGTAAATATATATATAAAATCCGTACATCCAAAAATATATGTGATGTTAACAGTCCTAAATTAATAGTGACAGTTTTACTTTTTCAGTGTAACTTTTCTTATATTGTTACGTCTTATACCAAAACACATTAAATGAGTAACCTTTTAGAAACCAAAGAAGTTTCAAAATATTTCGGTGAGTTCCAAGCCTTGGACGCCGTCTCTATACAAGTACCCAAACACAGTATTTTTGGATTGTTAGGTCCCAATGGCGCCGGGAAAACCACCCTCATTAGAATCATCAATCAAATTACCATGCCCGACACCGGATCGGTTTTTTTAGATGGGGAACCTTTACAGTCTCACCATGTGCAATACATAGGCTATTTGCCAGAAGAACGTGGGCTGTATAAATCCATGAAAGTCGGGGAGCAAGCCTTGTATTTGGCACAACTCAAAGGCTTGTCGTATTCGGAAGCGAAGAAGCGCTTAAAATACTGGTTTGACAAACTAGAAATAGGCCATTGGTGGGACAAAAAAGTAGAAGAACTCTCCAAAGGAATGGCGCAAAAAATTCAGTTTGTAGTCACCGTTTTACACCAACCCAAACTGTTGATTTTTGACGAGCCGTTTTCGGGATTTGACCCCATCAACGCCAATCTTATAAAAGACGAAATTTTGCAATTGAGAGATGAAGGCGCAACCGTTATTTTCTCCACCCACCGAATGGAATCGGTGGAAGAATTGTGTGATCATATCGCCCTAATTCATGAATCCAAAAAAATATTAGATGGCAAACTAAACGACATCAAACGACATTATAAAACAAATTCTTTTGAAGTAGGGCTGCTGACAGACAACAAACGCGCATTAGAACAAATCATTAAATCGAAATTTAAAGTCACTCCAGCAGATTTTAAATCCCTGCATGATGATTTAAAACTGAATATTTCATTAGGGTCAGAAGGGACCTCCAATGATTTATTGACGTTTTTAACGTCGCAAGCACAAGTGCTCCATTTCAATGAATTAATTCCAAATGCGAGTGATATTTTTATTCAAACCATCCAAAATAACAAGTCATGAATCACCTTCCACTAATTATCAAACGTGAGTATCTGACTAAAGTGCGCAACAAATCGTTTATACTCATGACATTTTTGACGCCCCTCATTATGATAGCCCTGTTTTTATTTGTAGGCTATTTGTCGAGTGTCAATAACGATACTGTCCGTACCATCTATGTTTTAGACGAAACGGATTTCCTTTCGGAATCCTTCAAAACTAACGATCAAACAATTTTTAACCACCTTTCTGAAGTTGATTTGGAAACTGCCAAAACACTCGCCAATCAAGAAGGCGCTTATGGCTTGCTTCACATTCCTAACACCCCTTTAGAAACGGTGTCGAGCGCCATTCGGTTTTATTCTGAAGAATCGCCTTCCCTTTCATTTATATCTTCTTTGGAATCGAAAATCGAAAACAAATTATCCGAACTAAAATTACAAAATGAAGGAGTTGATTTAGCACTCATTGAATCCTCTAAAACCAATATCGAAATCAATCAAGAAAGCTTTGAAGGCGTAAAAACTTCCAAGGTGGGGAGTGTTATGAAATTGATCTTTGGCGGTGCAGCTGGCTATTTGTTATTTATGTTTATCATTATCTATGGAAACATGATCATGCGCAGTGTGATTGAAGAAAAAACCAGCCGTATTATCGAAGTAATTATTTCCTCAGTAAAACCCATCCAACTGATGATGGGGAAAATTATTGGGACCTCTTTAGCAGGAATTACACAAGTTACCACTTGGATTGTTTTAGGTGCTATTTTACTTTTCTCAGCATCTGCCATTTTTGGAGTTGACTTGTCTCAAAGTCCGCAACAAGACATGGTAAATGAAACGCTTTCAAATCCAGAATCCACCGACAAAATTCAAATGATTGTCAATGAATTTAGCGCCCTTCCAATTGGGAATTTAATAGTGGCGTTTATCTTATTTTTTATAGGAGGATATCTGTTGTACAGTTCGTTATATGCGGCCATTGGTGCTGCGGTGGACAACGAAACGGACACCCAACAATTTATGATTCCCGTATTGATACCCTTGATTATAGGGGTTTATGTGGGAGTGTTTACCGTGATTGAAGATCCGCATGGCACCATTTCAACCGTATTTTCATTTATACCATTTACCTCTCCTGTGGTGATGTTGATGCGGATTCCGTTTGGTGTTCCGTTATGGGAACAAATCGCCTCGCTTTTAATTTTGATAATGAGCTTTGTAGTTACAGTATGGTTCGCCGCAAAAATCTACCGTATTGGAATCTTGATGCATGGCAAAAAGCCAACCTATAAAGAACTTTATAAATGGTTGAAATATTAATTTGAATGAAACGTTATTAATGCATACTAAATCAACACCAAATGTCTAGAATTTTAATCATTGAAGATGAAGCCTCCATCCGTCGTGTCCTTGTCAAAATACTGACGGAAGAGAATGCTCAATACCAAGTGTTTGAAGCCGAAGATGGCTTGGTCGGTACCGAAATGATTAAAAAAGACGATTTTGATTTGGTATTGTGTGATATTAAAATGCCCAAAATGGACGGAGTTGAAGTTCTGGAAGCAGTCAAAAAAATCAAACCAGAAATTCCGATGGTGATGATTTCAGGGCATGGCGATTTAGACACGGCTGTGAACACCATGCGCATGGGTGCCTATGATTATATTTCAAAACCACCCGACTTGAACCGTCTGCTGAATACCATTCGAAATGCACTGGACCGCAAACAATTGGTGGTCGAAAATAAACGTCTCAAACGGAAAGTCAGCAAACAATACGAAATGGTTGGTAACAGCCCCGAAATTGAGACCATCAAATCAATTATTGATAAAGTAGCGCCTACCGAAGCACGCGTATTGGTGACAGGACCTAATGGTACTGGAAAAGAATTAGTAGCCCATTGGTTGCACCAAAAAAGTGACCGCGCCAAAGGGCCTATGATTGAAGTGAATTGTGCGGCAATTCCTAGTGAACTAATTGAAAGTGAATTGTTTGGGCATATTAAAGGCGCATTTACAAGCGCTCATAAAGACCGTGCAGGAAAGTTTGAAGCCGCCAATAAAGGGACTATTTTTCTTGATGAAATAGGGGATATGAGCCTCTCCGCGCAAGCAAAAGTATTACGTGCTCTGCAAGAAAGTCGCATCCAACGTGTTGGGAGTGATAAAGACATCAAAGTAGATGTGCGGGTGATTGCTGCTACAAATAAAAACCTTAAAACAGAAATATCAGAAGGACGTTTCCGTGAAGACTTATACCACCGTTTGGCAGTTATTTTAATTAAAGTACCGCCACTAAACGATCGTAGAGATGACATTCCTGTATTG from Formosa sp. Hel1_33_131 includes these protein-coding regions:
- a CDS encoding ABC transporter ATP-binding protein, which translates into the protein MSNLLETKEVSKYFGEFQALDAVSIQVPKHSIFGLLGPNGAGKTTLIRIINQITMPDTGSVFLDGEPLQSHHVQYIGYLPEERGLYKSMKVGEQALYLAQLKGLSYSEAKKRLKYWFDKLEIGHWWDKKVEELSKGMAQKIQFVVTVLHQPKLLIFDEPFSGFDPINANLIKDEILQLRDEGATVIFSTHRMESVEELCDHIALIHESKKILDGKLNDIKRHYKTNSFEVGLLTDNKRALEQIIKSKFKVTPADFKSLHDDLKLNISLGSEGTSNDLLTFLTSQAQVLHFNELIPNASDIFIQTIQNNKS
- a CDS encoding ABC transporter permease → MNHLPLIIKREYLTKVRNKSFILMTFLTPLIMIALFLFVGYLSSVNNDTVRTIYVLDETDFLSESFKTNDQTIFNHLSEVDLETAKTLANQEGAYGLLHIPNTPLETVSSAIRFYSEESPSLSFISSLESKIENKLSELKLQNEGVDLALIESSKTNIEINQESFEGVKTSKVGSVMKLIFGGAAGYLLFMFIIIYGNMIMRSVIEEKTSRIIEVIISSVKPIQLMMGKIIGTSLAGITQVTTWIVLGAILLFSASAIFGVDLSQSPQQDMVNETLSNPESTDKIQMIVNEFSALPIGNLIVAFILFFIGGYLLYSSLYAAIGAAVDNETDTQQFMIPVLIPLIIGVYVGVFTVIEDPHGTISTVFSFIPFTSPVVMLMRIPFGVPLWEQIASLLILIMSFVVTVWFAAKIYRIGILMHGKKPTYKELYKWLKY
- a CDS encoding sigma-54-dependent transcriptional regulator, translating into MSRILIIEDEASIRRVLVKILTEENAQYQVFEAEDGLVGTEMIKKDDFDLVLCDIKMPKMDGVEVLEAVKKIKPEIPMVMISGHGDLDTAVNTMRMGAYDYISKPPDLNRLLNTIRNALDRKQLVVENKRLKRKVSKQYEMVGNSPEIETIKSIIDKVAPTEARVLVTGPNGTGKELVAHWLHQKSDRAKGPMIEVNCAAIPSELIESELFGHIKGAFTSAHKDRAGKFEAANKGTIFLDEIGDMSLSAQAKVLRALQESRIQRVGSDKDIKVDVRVIAATNKNLKTEISEGRFREDLYHRLAVILIKVPPLNDRRDDIPVLVDYFANKIASEQGTAKKSFSAEALKLLKAYDWTGNIRELRNVVERLIILGEAEVTVADVKAFVSK